A window of the Cannabis sativa cultivar Pink pepper isolate KNU-18-1 chromosome X, ASM2916894v1, whole genome shotgun sequence genome harbors these coding sequences:
- the LOC133031961 gene encoding uncharacterized protein LOC133031961, protein MTILSWNCRGLGNLRNLQFLKDLVIQKRPKIVFLCETLCGKEVVERAKFSLGFDSAIIVEAQGHSGGIALLWKNKEEPVWRLVGMYGEPNTSLRHNTWRLIKHQAQDTRWPWAIIGDLNNVTSQDDKHGGRPYPISLIQGFNQILFECELTDMELVGHPYAWEKSRGTSRWVEVRLDRALVSKQWLEVFNSSKLFNLNFSSSDHCPIYLESIIVKNVYGPKKFKFENAWLREPLCLQVVKDVWEREPRLDDQNKIKMCGDALSIYGKDYIGDFNTRIKEAKLTLKQLKGRRDEESVKQYDEAEKSLFEILTQRELFATSHSMGDEVHQCIDPCISPKTNDWLMKEISDEEVRSAVFQMHPDKAPGPDGMTPGFYQKYWKVVGSDVIKLVRSYFGTSTLPESLNDTSLVLIPKKSNPVCLADLRPISFMQCGV, encoded by the exons ATGACCATTTTAAGTTGGAATTGTCGGGGGCTTGGGAACCTACGGAATTTACAATTCCTTAAGGATTTGGTAATCCAAAAGAGACCCAAAATAGTCTTTTTATGTGAAACACTTTGTGGCAAAGAGGTTGTGGAACGGGCCAAATTTAGTTTGGGCTTCGATAGTGCTATTATTGTTGAAGCCCAAGGTCATAGTGGAGGAATAGCACTGTTGTGGAAAAACAAAGAGGAG CCGGTTTGGCGATTGGTGGGTATGTACGGTGAACCAAACACAAGTCTAAGACACAACACATGGAGACTTATCAAACATCAAGCTCAAGATACTCGGTGGCCATGGGCGATTATTGGAGACTTGAACAACGTTACCAGCCAGGATGATAAGCATGGGGGAAGACCGTACCCGATAAGCTTAATCCAAGGTTTCAACCAGATACTTTTTGAGTGTGAATTGACTGATATGGAGTTGGTTGGACACCCTTATGCCTGGGAAAAATCCCGTGGAACTTCAAGATGGGTGGAGGTTAGGCTTGACAGAGCTTTAGTGTCGAAACAATGGTTGGAAGTTTTTAATTCTTCAAAgctttttaatttgaatttttcatcTTCGGATCATTGCCCTATTTATCTAGAGTCGATTATTGTTAAGAATGTGTATGGTccgaaaaaattcaaatttgagAACGCTTGGTTACGTGAGCCTTTATGTCTTCAAGTTGTCAAAGATGTGTGGGAGAGGGAACCGCGGTTGGATGATCAAAATAAAATCAAGATGTGTGGTGATGCCCTGAGTATCTATGGCAAGGATTACATTGGCGATTTCAATACAAGGATAAAAGAGGCTAAGTTGACTTTGAAGCAACTTAAAGGAAGACGTGATGAGGAGTCGGTCAAGCAATATGACGAGGCTGAAAAGAGCTTGTTTGAGATTCTTACCCAACGAGAG TTGTTTGCTACTTCCCATTCAATGGGCGATGAGGTACATCAATGTATTGATCCTTGTATTTCTCCTAAAACTAATGATTGGCTTATGAAAGAGATTTCAGATGAGGAGGTGCGTAGTGCTGTGTTTCAGATGCATCCTGATAAAGCACCAGGGCCCGATGGAATGACGCCTGGTTTTTACCAGAAGTATTGGAAAGTGGTTGGTAGTGATGTGATTAAGCTGGTTCGATCCTATTTTGGTACGTCTACTCTTCCTGAGAGTTTGAATGATACTAGTCTGGTTTTGATTCCTAAGAAGTCAAATCCAGTTTGTTTGGCTGATTTGAGACCGATTTCTTTTATGCAATGTGGTGTATAA